Proteins encoded together in one Streptomyces sp. NA04227 window:
- a CDS encoding beta-galactosidase, which produces MPLLQIDDGFRLDGEPFRLLSGGLHYFRVHPEQWADRLRKARLMGLNTVETYVPWNLHQPRPDEFRMDGALDLPAFLDLASAEGLHVLLRPGPYICAEWEGGGLPSWLLAEPDIRLRSRDPRYLAAVDDYFTRLLTPLQPYLATRGGPILAVQVENEYGAYGDDRGYLEHLAASLRENGVDVPLFTCDQPADLARGRLPGTLATANFGSRSVTNLAALRAEQPQGPLLCTEFWIGWFDRWGSHHVVREPDLAAQELDDLLAAGASVNFYMFHGGTNFGFTNGANDKHTYRPTVTSYDYDAPLDEAGDPTEKFWAFRKVIAKYAPVPTEPVPPRAGKLTLENLELTHSADLRESAAVLGEAVAGPRPLTMEQLGQDFGFVLYETVLNAEGPVLLEVEQVRDRAQFFLDGQPVGVLERENHERALAFTVPRAGCVLSVLVENQGRVNYGPGIHDRKGLPGQVLLDGVELADWTSRPLRLDSLDGLDFTATAAPRTGPAFHRGTFELTATADTFLHLDGWTKGNAWVNGFALGRYWSRGPQRSLYVPAPVLRTGTNELVVLELHAAPRARSVDFRESHDLGPTEE; this is translated from the coding sequence ATGCCCCTTCTTCAGATCGACGACGGGTTCCGGCTCGACGGTGAACCCTTCCGGCTCCTGTCCGGAGGGCTGCACTACTTCCGGGTGCACCCGGAGCAGTGGGCGGACCGGCTCCGGAAGGCCCGGCTGATGGGTCTCAACACCGTCGAGACCTATGTGCCCTGGAACCTTCACCAGCCCCGGCCCGACGAGTTCCGGATGGACGGCGCGCTCGACCTGCCCGCCTTCCTCGATCTCGCCTCGGCCGAGGGCCTGCACGTACTGCTCCGCCCCGGGCCCTACATATGCGCCGAGTGGGAGGGCGGTGGTCTGCCCTCCTGGCTGCTCGCCGAGCCGGACATCCGGCTGCGCTCGCGCGACCCCCGCTATCTCGCCGCGGTCGACGACTACTTCACGCGGCTGCTCACGCCGCTGCAGCCGTACCTCGCCACCCGTGGCGGTCCGATTCTCGCGGTGCAGGTGGAGAACGAGTACGGGGCCTACGGTGACGACCGCGGCTATCTGGAGCACCTCGCCGCCTCGCTCCGCGAGAACGGCGTCGATGTGCCGCTGTTCACCTGCGACCAGCCCGCGGACCTCGCGCGCGGCCGCCTGCCGGGCACGCTGGCCACGGCCAACTTCGGCAGCCGCTCCGTCACGAACCTCGCGGCGCTCCGTGCCGAGCAGCCCCAAGGGCCGCTGCTCTGCACGGAGTTCTGGATCGGCTGGTTCGACCGCTGGGGCAGCCACCATGTGGTCCGCGAGCCGGACCTGGCGGCGCAGGAGCTCGACGATCTGCTGGCGGCGGGCGCGTCCGTCAACTTCTACATGTTCCACGGCGGGACCAACTTCGGCTTCACCAACGGCGCCAACGACAAGCACACCTACCGGCCCACCGTCACCTCCTACGACTACGACGCCCCGCTCGACGAGGCCGGTGACCCGACCGAGAAGTTCTGGGCCTTCCGCAAGGTCATCGCCAAGTACGCACCGGTTCCGACGGAGCCCGTCCCGCCGAGGGCAGGCAAACTCACCCTGGAGAACCTGGAGTTGACGCACAGCGCGGATCTCCGCGAGTCCGCTGCCGTGCTCGGCGAGGCCGTCGCGGGGCCCCGGCCCCTGACCATGGAGCAGCTCGGACAGGACTTCGGGTTCGTCCTCTACGAGACGGTCCTGAACGCCGAGGGCCCGGTGCTGCTCGAAGTCGAACAGGTCCGTGACCGGGCCCAGTTCTTCCTCGACGGCCAGCCCGTCGGAGTGCTGGAGCGCGAGAACCACGAGCGCGCCCTCGCGTTCACGGTGCCGCGCGCGGGCTGTGTCCTGTCGGTGCTCGTGGAGAACCAGGGTCGCGTCAACTACGGGCCCGGCATCCACGACCGCAAGGGACTGCCCGGACAAGTCCTGCTGGACGGCGTCGAGTTGGCCGATTGGACCAGTCGGCCACTGCGACTGGACAGCCTGGACGGGCTGGACTTCACCGCCACCGCGGCCCCCCGCACCGGCCCCGCCTTCCACCGCGGCACCTTCGAACTCACCGCGACCGCCGACACCTTCCTGCACCTCGACGGCTGGACCAAGGGCAACGCCTGGGTCAACGGCTTCGCCCTGGGCCGGTACTGGTCCCGCGGACCCCAGCGGTCCCTGTACGTACCCGCTCCGGTACTGCGCACGGGCACCAACGAACTCGTCGTACTGGAACTGCACGCGGCCCCCCGCGCGCGCTCGGTGGACTTCCGCGAGTCGCACGACCTCGGGCCCACGGAGGAGTAG
- a CDS encoding restriction endonuclease, which produces MWLPVAAGAGATLVLVQWLLTHVWVLVGVGAVAAAAAALRVRTARRRAEWERVRARALRLRIAELDSLDHRSFEFAIRDLMRRDGCDAEQLGGAGDNACDVRAVDPAGRVWAIQCKHRRDGDEGSAVGVGVLQQVNGTARQIHGADVAVVLTNGRFSSKAVPWGREHRIHLVDRRVLGTWAAGSRPLWELLDRIPPPRRPSALS; this is translated from the coding sequence TTGTGGTTGCCGGTGGCGGCGGGGGCGGGCGCGACTCTGGTGCTGGTGCAGTGGCTGCTCACGCATGTGTGGGTGCTCGTCGGTGTCGGCGCGGTCGCAGCGGCAGCGGCCGCGCTCCGGGTGCGCACAGCCCGTCGGCGCGCGGAGTGGGAACGCGTACGGGCGAGGGCGCTGCGGCTGCGCATCGCGGAACTGGACTCGCTGGACCACCGGTCCTTCGAGTTCGCGATACGGGACCTGATGCGCCGGGACGGCTGCGACGCGGAGCAACTGGGCGGCGCGGGCGACAACGCCTGCGACGTACGGGCCGTCGATCCGGCGGGCCGGGTCTGGGCGATCCAGTGCAAGCACCGGCGGGACGGCGATGAGGGCTCGGCCGTGGGCGTGGGCGTCCTCCAGCAGGTCAACGGCACTGCCCGGCAGATCCACGGCGCGGACGTCGCGGTGGTCCTGACCAACGGCCGCTTCTCCTCGAAGGCGGTGCCCTGGGGCAGGGAACACCGCATCCACCTGGTCGACCGTCGCGTACTCGGGACGTGGGCGGCGGGTTCCAGACCGCTGTGGGAACTCCTGGACCGCATCCCGCCGCCGCGCCGGCCGTCGGCTCTCTCGTGA
- a CDS encoding SMP-30/gluconolactonase/LRE family protein, protein MPLNRRLLSPRRWSPPPAPADSGRTAVTGPFTVDRRLATGGHGPEDVVFDRHGALLTGLADGSVVRIDPDTGSRTVVGNTGGRPLGLEACPDGGVLVCDHDRGLLHMSADGSVRVLVDTLAGKPLTFASNVVRAPDGTLWFTVSTTRWDLEHHIGDIIEHSCTGMLVRRDPDGTVTVLLDDLKFANGLVLAPDASHLLVAETGGYRVRRYWLTGPKADTLEPFAENLAGLPDNMSLGSDGLVRVAVAAPRNALLDRLLPLPGLPRTLLWNLPEAIRPKPVPIAWVMAYDLDGRLVQDRRTDDGSYGFVTGVAEYEGTVVAGSLHEEDVVVLTSSY, encoded by the coding sequence GTGCCCCTCAACCGCCGCCTGCTGTCCCCTCGCCGCTGGAGCCCGCCCCCGGCCCCGGCCGACAGTGGCCGTACGGCTGTGACCGGCCCCTTCACCGTCGACCGCCGGCTCGCGACGGGCGGTCACGGCCCCGAGGACGTCGTCTTCGACCGGCACGGCGCGCTGCTCACCGGCCTCGCCGACGGCAGCGTGGTGCGCATCGACCCGGACACCGGCTCGCGCACCGTGGTGGGGAACACCGGCGGGCGGCCTCTGGGGCTCGAAGCCTGCCCCGACGGCGGTGTGTTGGTCTGCGACCACGACCGGGGGCTGCTGCACATGTCCGCCGACGGCTCGGTCCGGGTGCTGGTGGACACCCTCGCGGGGAAGCCGCTCACCTTCGCCAGCAATGTGGTGCGGGCCCCGGACGGAACCCTCTGGTTCACCGTGTCCACCACGCGCTGGGACCTGGAGCACCACATCGGCGACATCATCGAGCACTCGTGTACGGGCATGCTCGTACGGCGCGACCCCGACGGCACCGTCACCGTCCTCCTCGACGACCTCAAATTCGCCAACGGCCTCGTCCTCGCCCCGGACGCCTCACATCTGCTGGTCGCCGAGACCGGCGGCTACCGGGTGCGCCGCTACTGGCTCACCGGTCCCAAGGCGGACACTCTTGAGCCGTTCGCCGAGAACCTCGCGGGGCTGCCGGACAACATGAGCCTCGGCAGCGACGGCCTCGTACGGGTCGCCGTGGCGGCCCCGCGCAACGCCCTCCTGGACAGGCTCCTGCCGCTCCCCGGCCTCCCGCGCACCTTGCTGTGGAACCTCCCCGAGGCCATCCGCCCCAAGCCGGTCCCGATCGCCTGGGTCATGGCCTACGACCTGGACGGCCGCCTGGTCCAGGACCGCCGCACGGACGACGGCTCGTACGGCTTCGTCACCGGCGTCGCCGAGTACGAGGGGACGGTGGTGGCGGGGAGCCTTCACGAGGAGGACGTGGTCGTGCTGACGTCGTCGTACTGA